Part of the Microbacterium sp. Clip185 genome is shown below.
AGGCGTTCCTCGACAAGTCGCGCGAGTTCCACGACGTGCTCAAGGTCGGCCGCACGCAGTTGCAGGATGCGGTGCCGATGACGCTCGGGCAGGAGTTCCACGGTTTCGCCACGACGCTGGGCGAGGATCTCCACCGGCTGCGCGAGAACGCGTGGCTGCTGCACGAGGTCAACATGGGGGCGACCGCGATCGGCACCGGCATCACGACGCATCCGGACTACGCACCCTCGGTGCTGCGCCATCTGCGCGAGATCACGGGGCTCGACCTCGCCACGGCCGACGACCTCGTCGAGTCCACGAGCGACACCGGCTCGTTCATGTCGTTCTCCTCCTCGCTGAAGCGCAATGCGATCAAGCTCTCCAAGATCTGCAACGACCTGCGCCTGCTCTCCAGCGGCCCGCAGGCGGGTCTGGGTGAGATCAATCTGCCCGCGCGTCAGGCGGGCTCCAGCATCATGCCCGGCAAGGTCAACCCGGTCATCCCCGAGGTCGTGAACCAGGTGGCGTTCGCCGTGGTCGGCGCCGACATGACGGTCACCATGGCGGTCGAGGGCGGCCAGCTTCAGCTGAACGCCTTCGAGCCGGTGATCGCGCATTCGATCTTCCAGTCGATCACCTGGATGCGCCAGGCCATGTGGACGCTGCGCGTGAACTGCGTCGAGGGCATCACGGCGAACCACGATCGCCTGGGTGCCATGGTCGGCTCATCGGTGGGTGCGATCACCGCGCTGACGCCCTTCATCGGGTACGCGGCAGCGGCGGCGCTCGCGAAGACGGCGCTGCTCACCGGTCGCAATGTCGCCGACCTCGTGGTCGAGGCGGGACTCATGCCGCGCGACGAGGTGCTCAAGCAGCTCTCGCCCGCCCGGCTGTCGGGCCTCGAGGCCATCACGGCCGCCATTCCGATCATCGATACGAGCCTCAGTCCGACGCAGGACTGAGTGTCGCCCGTGCGCCCACGCGGTGCAGCCGATAGCGTCGGAGCGCGCACCGTGCCCGCGCCGAATCAGGAGGAATCATGACCGACCCGACCGGATCGCCCGAGAACACTTCGCCGGTGCCGCCGGCCTACCCCGCCGCGCCCCCGGCGTATCCGACGGCGCCCGCGGCCTCCTCCGAGGTGCCTCCGGCCTATCCGACCGCGCCGCCCGCAGCCGGCCCGGTTCCCGGCCAGCCTGCACCCGGCGCCCCGGTGCCCGGCAAGACGCTCGGCATCGTGGCGCTCATCCTGGCCTTCGTCGCGCAGCTGTTCGGTCTCATCCTCGGCATCGTGGCTCTCGTGCAGAGCCGCAAGGCGGGGGTGCGCAACCTCCCCGCTCTCTGGGCCATCATCGTCAGCTCCGTCCTCATGGTGATCGGGATCATCGTGGGGATCATCGTCATCGTGAGCTTCGTGAGCCTCATCGACCAGGCGACGCAGTACTGCCTGGAGAACCCCGGCGGCTCCTACCAGATCAACGGCGTGACGCAGTCCTGCCCCGCAGGCTGAGTCGATCTGAAACGACGACGATGGCCCCCAGTTGCTCTGGGGGCCATCGTCGTTCAGTCCAGGATGCGGCAGTGCGTGGTCAGCGCGCCGATGCCGTCGATGCCGACGGTGACCGTCGAGCGGTCGCGCAGGAAGATCTGCGGGTCGCGGGAGTAGCCGGCGCCGCCCGGGCTGCCGGTGGAGATCAGCGTCCCCGGCAGCAGCGTGACCGACTGGGAGAGGTGGGACACCAGGGTGGATACGGGCCGGATCATCTGCCCCGTCGACGCATCCTGCACGGTGTGGCCGTCCACGACCGTCCAGATGTGAAGGTCCTGCGGGTCGGGCACTTCATCGGCGGTCACGACGAAGGGGCCGGTGGGGGTGAAACCGTCGAACGACTTGCAGCGCGACCACTGCGCCTCGGAGAACTGGATGTCGCGCGCCGTGACGTCGTTGACGACGGTGTAGCCCCACACGTGCTCGAGGGCCTTCTCTGCCGGGACGTTCTTCGCGGGGCGGCCGATGATGACACCGAGCTCCGCCTCGTAGTCGACGGACTCGCTGAGGCTGCGCGGCCAGCTCGTGGTCTGCTCGTGCCCGGTGAGGGAGTTCGGCCACAGCACGAAGACCGTCGGGGTCTGGTCGGTCTTGAGGCCCAGCTCACCCGAGTGGGCGGCGTAGTTGAGTCCGACCGCGAGGATCACGGGTGGCGCGAGAACCGCCGAGGCGAACTGCGTTCCCGCAAACCCGAAGCGCTCCAGTTCGGGCGATGCCGCGGCGTCCCGCACGCGATCGAGCAACTCGTCCCCGCCCAGGATGAGCTGCTCGAGCGTTCTCGGGGCGTCGGGGAAGAGGTCGTCGACGAAGGCGGCCGAGTCCTCGTCGACGACGACGAGTCTCGGCTCCGGATTCGCAGCGGTGCGGAGGTGGGCGAAGCGCATGACCTCCACGCTACCGGCGGCGACCGTAGGCTGAGGGAATGACGACCCCCGACGGCCGCCCGACTCTCACCCCGCCGGCCTTCGATTCCGCTCTTGCGCAGCCGGTTCATGCCGTCCCCGCGCCGATTGCGGCGCCCGCCACGTCGCAGCCGCCGGTCGGTGCGCCGGTTCGGCGGGCGTGGGGCCTCTACATCTGGGTCGGCGCGCTGCTCGTGGTTCTGCTGGTGGTGCTCGTCGGCTACTTCCTGGAGGCGATCGGCCCGGTCGCCTCGCTCCTGGGGGCGATCCTCGCGCTTCTCCCGCTGGCGGGCGTGCTGTGGGTCCTGCGCATCGTCGACCGCTGGGAGCCGGAGCCCAGAGGTCTGGTGATCCTCGCGCTCGGTTGGGGAGCCATCGCTGCCGTGGCGCTGGCTCTCGGTGTCGATCTCGTGCTGCTGCTCGCCTTCGGTCGCGACGACTCGCCGTTCGCGCTCCTGCTGCAGTCGGTCGTGCAGGCGCCGGTCGTCGAGGAGATCGGCAAGGGTCTCGGGGTGCTTCTCATCTTCGCGGCCGCTCGACGCTTCTTCGACGGGCCCGTGGACGGCATCGTGTACGGCGGGCTGATCGGTGCGGGATTCGCCTTCACGGAGAACATCCAGTACTTCGCGAGCGCCTTCATCGAAGGCGGCTTCACCCAAGCCTCCGCGACGTTCTTCGTGCGCGGCATCCTCTCGCCGTTCGCTCACGTCATGTTCACCGCGGTCACCGGCTTCGCACTCGGCCTCGCAGCGCGGCGCGGCGTCCGTCTCGGCGGCGCGCTCGGACCGTGGCTCCTGGGGCTCGTCGGGGCCATCGCGCTGCACGCGCTGTGGAACGGCTCCGCGCTCCTCGGCGACTTCTTCGCACTGTACGCCGTGCTGCAGGTTCCTCTCTTCGTGATCTTCGTGGTCGCGATCGTGCTGCTGCGGCGTGAGGAGGCTCGCCTGACGCGGGCGCGGCTGGGTGAGTACGCGGCTGTCGGCTGGTTCACCCCTCAAGAGGTCGACATGCTCGCGACCGCCGCAGGGCGCCGCACCGCTCTCGCCTGGGCGCGTACGCTCACCGGCGACCGGGTACCGATCATGCGGACCTTCATCGCCGACGCGACCGCGCTCGCGGCGGCGAGGCAGCGCGCGATCAGCGGAAGAGACCCGCGAGCGAGCGCGGAAGAGGCCGCGTTGCTCCAGCGCACGGTTGCCGCTCGCGCAGCCCTGTTCGCGCTCTGAGGCCGGACGTCATCTGAGCGAAACACCGCGTCGCTATCGTGAACCGACCAGTTCACTCGACGTCAGGAGCGTCCATGGCCGACTCGGCCCTCCGCGATCTCGCCGCCCTTCCCAAGGGGCATCTCCACGTCCATCTCGAGGCGGCCATGAGGCCCGCGACGCTCGCCGAGCTGGCCGAGGAGATGTCGGTCGAGATCCCGCCGGTATCCGGATTCTCCGGCTTCACGGCGTTCGCCGACATGTACCAGGGGCTGCTCGCCGTCCTGGCGCGTCCGGAGAACCTCGTACGGTTGATCGATGAGGCGGTGGCGGATGCGGCATCCGACGGCGCGGTCTACGTCGAGTTCGGCGTGAGCCCCCAGTTCTATCTCGAGGCCTTCGGGACCATCGAAGCGGCGCTGGACGCGCATCTCGACGCCGTTCGCATCGCGGGCGAGCGTCACGGCGTCGAGGTGGGGCTCATGGTCACGGTCGATCGCACCGAGTCCCTCGACGAGGCGATCGCGCTCGCGAAGGCGGCGGCGGCACGCGCCGGTCTTGGTGTCGTGTCCCTCGGGCTCGCGAACGAGGAGCGAGGCTATCCCGCCGCCGACTTCGCCCCCGCATTCGACATCGCCCGCGCCGCGGGCCTGCAGTCCGCCCCGCACGCGGGCGAGCTGGTGGGTCCTGAATCGGTCTGGCAGGCCATCGACGACCTGGGCGCCGCGCGGGTGCTGCACGGAGTGCGGGCGATCGAGGATCCCGCGCTCGTGGCCGAGCTGGCACGGCGCGGGATCTGCCTCGACACCTGCCCCACCTCCAACCTGCTGCTGGACGTCGTCGACGACCTCGCCCGTCATCCGCTTCCGCAGTTGCTGGATGCGGGAGTGCGGTGCTCCATCAACGCGGACGACCCGATCCTGTTCGGCCCCGGCATCCTCGACGAGTACGTCGTCGCGCGCGAGCAGATCGGCCTGACGGACCGCCAGCTCGCCGCGTGCGCGTGGAGCTCCATCGAGACGACGCTCGCCGGCGACGCGCTCAAGGCGCGTGCGAAGGCCGACATCGAGGCGTGGCTGGGGGAAGCGCTGTGACGAATCTCCACTTCGGCGTCTTCGAGGTCTACGCGCCGCAGGTCGGCGGCACCTACAGCTGGGCTCACCCGCTCTGCGACGCTGCGGACTACCTCGACCCGGAGCGCTGGGTGCGCATGGCGAAGATCATGGACCGCACCGGCTACGACTTCCTCTTCTTCGCCGACGGCTTCGGCTATCCGATGCAGAACGGTGACATCAGTGCCGCGTGTCTGTCGGCGGCCATCAACTTCTCCGGCCTCGACCCGTCGACGATCATCCCGATCCTCGCCCGCGAGACCGAGAATCTGGGCTTCGTCGTGACGGCGACGACGGGCATGGACCACCCCCTGCCGCTGTCGCGGCGCTTCAGCACCCTCGACCATCTCACCCGCGGTCGCATCGGGTGGAACGTCGTGACGGGTGCCTCGCAGAACGCCGTCGCGGAGCTATTCGGGCACCCGGAGATGGTGGCGCACGATACGCGATACGAGATGGCCGAGGAGTACGTGTCGCTCGCGCGCAGCTACTGGGAGCACTCGTGGGACGACGATGCGCTCGTCGCGGACGCGGCCTCCGGCGTCTACATCGACCCGTCCCGCATCCATCGCACCCAGTTCGAGGGAGCCCACTACCGCTCGCGCGGGTACTTCGGCGC
Proteins encoded:
- a CDS encoding aspartate ammonia-lyase translates to MPEHATTRTRTETDSLGSLEIPADAYWGIHTARALENFDISKRPISVYPDLVVALAMVKQASARANREIGVLDAERASLIDRAAQEVISGRHHDQFVVGVIQGGAGTSTNMNANEVITNVALELAGREKGDYAFLSPIDHTNRSQSTNDVYPTAIKVGLSLTLQSLLVELDLLRQAFLDKSREFHDVLKVGRTQLQDAVPMTLGQEFHGFATTLGEDLHRLRENAWLLHEVNMGATAIGTGITTHPDYAPSVLRHLREITGLDLATADDLVESTSDTGSFMSFSSSLKRNAIKLSKICNDLRLLSSGPQAGLGEINLPARQAGSSIMPGKVNPVIPEVVNQVAFAVVGADMTVTMAVEGGQLQLNAFEPVIAHSIFQSITWMRQAMWTLRVNCVEGITANHDRLGAMVGSSVGAITALTPFIGYAAAAALAKTALLTGRNVADLVVEAGLMPRDEVLKQLSPARLSGLEAITAAIPIIDTSLSPTQD
- a CDS encoding PrsW family intramembrane metalloprotease, whose protein sequence is MTTPDGRPTLTPPAFDSALAQPVHAVPAPIAAPATSQPPVGAPVRRAWGLYIWVGALLVVLLVVLVGYFLEAIGPVASLLGAILALLPLAGVLWVLRIVDRWEPEPRGLVILALGWGAIAAVALALGVDLVLLLAFGRDDSPFALLLQSVVQAPVVEEIGKGLGVLLIFAAARRFFDGPVDGIVYGGLIGAGFAFTENIQYFASAFIEGGFTQASATFFVRGILSPFAHVMFTAVTGFALGLAARRGVRLGGALGPWLLGLVGAIALHALWNGSALLGDFFALYAVLQVPLFVIFVVAIVLLRREEARLTRARLGEYAAVGWFTPQEVDMLATAAGRRTALAWARTLTGDRVPIMRTFIADATALAAARQRAISGRDPRASAEEAALLQRTVAARAALFAL
- a CDS encoding fumarylacetoacetate hydrolase family protein: MRFAHLRTAANPEPRLVVVDEDSAAFVDDLFPDAPRTLEQLILGGDELLDRVRDAAASPELERFGFAGTQFASAVLAPPVILAVGLNYAAHSGELGLKTDQTPTVFVLWPNSLTGHEQTTSWPRSLSESVDYEAELGVIIGRPAKNVPAEKALEHVWGYTVVNDVTARDIQFSEAQWSRCKSFDGFTPTGPFVVTADEVPDPQDLHIWTVVDGHTVQDASTGQMIRPVSTLVSHLSQSVTLLPGTLISTGSPGGAGYSRDPQIFLRDRSTVTVGIDGIGALTTHCRILD
- a CDS encoding DUF4190 domain-containing protein — translated: MTDPTGSPENTSPVPPAYPAAPPAYPTAPAASSEVPPAYPTAPPAAGPVPGQPAPGAPVPGKTLGIVALILAFVAQLFGLILGIVALVQSRKAGVRNLPALWAIIVSSVLMVIGIIVGIIVIVSFVSLIDQATQYCLENPGGSYQINGVTQSCPAG
- the add gene encoding adenosine deaminase, producing MADSALRDLAALPKGHLHVHLEAAMRPATLAELAEEMSVEIPPVSGFSGFTAFADMYQGLLAVLARPENLVRLIDEAVADAASDGAVYVEFGVSPQFYLEAFGTIEAALDAHLDAVRIAGERHGVEVGLMVTVDRTESLDEAIALAKAAAARAGLGVVSLGLANEERGYPAADFAPAFDIARAAGLQSAPHAGELVGPESVWQAIDDLGAARVLHGVRAIEDPALVAELARRGICLDTCPTSNLLLDVVDDLARHPLPQLLDAGVRCSINADDPILFGPGILDEYVVAREQIGLTDRQLAACAWSSIETTLAGDALKARAKADIEAWLGEAL